In a genomic window of Streptomyces sp. BHT-5-2:
- a CDS encoding phenylacetate--CoA ligase family protein, translating into MPVQQLTDLIRFVRHNSHFYRDLYAGLPDDVDELTALPVVPHDAFWRANTPRRNSLLTGPLDEAVVFKSGGTTGAPKFSVYTREEWREFTSAFGAGLVAAGLRPGHRVADLFYAGELYASFTFVLDSLHRAPVGNVRLPIGGGAPLASTVHTLEEFDVDVIAGTTTTLCGLADHLVREGRQLPGVQILFFGGEGLFEDQRPLLRKAFPHAQARSIGYAGVDSGLLGQAVPGADARIHRAFTPYTVVEILDEHTGEPLTREGVAGRVVVTDLRRRLMPIIRYPVGDRAEWTDVAQGHFRILGRAEEGVRIGAMSLYTQDVHDLVRAADPTDRVIGVQLVVRRWDGRDGLALRLAVAEGPADGQPPTGRDIRTADVDELDSSGLGHLASAIAKEIDAARPMYATEVEAGHIHPLRVEWVRHDELSVNPRTGKLLRVIDERPHS; encoded by the coding sequence ATGCCCGTTCAACAATTGACGGATCTCATACGCTTCGTGCGTCACAACTCACACTTCTATCGGGATCTCTACGCCGGTCTTCCCGATGACGTGGACGAGCTGACGGCCTTGCCGGTCGTCCCGCACGACGCATTCTGGCGAGCCAACACTCCCCGCCGGAACAGCCTTTTGACCGGGCCGCTCGACGAGGCCGTGGTTTTCAAGAGCGGCGGCACGACCGGTGCACCGAAGTTCTCCGTCTATACCCGTGAGGAATGGCGGGAATTCACCTCCGCCTTCGGTGCCGGACTCGTCGCCGCCGGGCTCCGTCCCGGACACCGGGTCGCGGACCTCTTCTACGCCGGCGAGCTCTATGCCAGCTTCACCTTCGTCCTGGACTCCCTCCACCGGGCACCCGTCGGGAACGTCCGGCTGCCGATCGGCGGCGGCGCGCCGCTCGCCTCGACCGTGCACACCCTGGAGGAATTCGACGTCGACGTGATCGCCGGCACCACGACGACGCTCTGCGGCCTCGCGGACCACCTCGTGCGGGAGGGCCGTCAACTTCCCGGCGTGCAGATCCTGTTCTTCGGCGGCGAGGGGCTGTTCGAGGACCAGCGACCGCTGTTGCGCAAGGCGTTCCCGCACGCACAGGCCCGCTCCATCGGCTACGCCGGCGTCGACTCCGGGCTCCTCGGACAGGCGGTACCGGGCGCCGACGCCCGCATCCACCGCGCGTTCACGCCGTACACCGTCGTCGAGATCCTCGACGAGCACACCGGCGAGCCGCTGACCCGCGAGGGCGTGGCCGGCCGCGTCGTCGTCACGGACCTGCGCCGGCGGCTGATGCCGATCATCCGCTACCCCGTGGGCGACCGGGCCGAGTGGACCGACGTGGCACAGGGGCACTTCCGCATCCTCGGCCGGGCCGAGGAAGGCGTACGGATCGGCGCGATGTCGCTCTACACCCAGGACGTGCACGACCTGGTGCGGGCCGCCGACCCGACCGACCGGGTGATCGGTGTGCAGCTCGTCGTCCGCCGCTGGGACGGCCGGGACGGACTGGCACTGCGACTGGCCGTGGCCGAGGGCCCGGCGGACGGGCAGCCGCCCACCGGCCGGGACATCCGCACCGCCGACGTCGACGAGCTGGATTCCAGCGGGCTCGGGCACCTCGCGTCCGCCATCGCCAAGGAGATCGACGCGGCCCGCCCGATGTACGCCACGGAGGTCGAGGCCGGGCACATCCACCCGCTCCGCGTGGAGTGGGTCCGGCACGACGAACTGTCCGTCAACCCGCGCACCGGCAAGCTGCTGCGGGTCATCGACGAACGGCCGCACTCATGA
- a CDS encoding MFS transporter: MTVNPTPRRLPVVLRNPAFGAVWAAQVLTQAAGRMFQVGVVWWLVGHAVGGEGDRGLASGVFLAVSTLPAVALAPLVATVIARCSHRTVLASTAAVAGLVAAVTAGWTSLASPPAVVAYGAALLLAGCQALFDPCLTTSVPELVDDADIESATGFELATQSLAGLAGGLLGPLVVDAWDLTGIVAGCAGAYLVAALLVSVTRFPRSAAATGDDGAAAPSGTAPPRRTLRQILADHPFIRRVLLCFAAVNLFSTALYVVMPLYTRSVLHANGSTAAALETALGIGTLLGSFTGARIPGSPTAVGGACLAVMAAALATPGLLADRAAIVGALIVAGWCVGTIGVRFVALFQRLVPAADKPGFFAMMQALLGATFPLSSLLFGALGDHLSPRVLCVLQAVGLAPLAVALWWAGRHPDAPTGAAHESGPAASDAAPATVSAAGTAPLEEVR, from the coding sequence ATGACCGTGAACCCGACCCCGCGCCGTCTTCCCGTCGTCCTGCGCAACCCGGCCTTCGGCGCCGTCTGGGCCGCCCAGGTGCTCACCCAGGCAGCCGGCCGGATGTTCCAGGTGGGCGTGGTGTGGTGGCTGGTCGGCCACGCCGTCGGCGGCGAGGGCGACCGCGGCCTGGCCTCGGGGGTGTTCCTCGCGGTCAGCACCCTGCCCGCGGTGGCGCTCGCCCCGCTGGTCGCCACCGTCATCGCCCGCTGTTCGCACCGTACGGTGCTGGCGTCCACGGCCGCCGTGGCGGGCCTGGTCGCCGCCGTCACCGCCGGATGGACCTCGCTCGCCTCGCCGCCCGCCGTCGTGGCCTACGGGGCCGCGCTGCTGCTCGCGGGCTGCCAGGCACTCTTCGACCCCTGCCTGACCACCTCCGTCCCCGAACTCGTCGACGACGCCGACATCGAGTCCGCGACCGGCTTCGAACTCGCCACCCAGTCCCTGGCCGGCTTGGCCGGCGGACTGCTCGGACCGCTGGTGGTGGACGCCTGGGACCTGACGGGCATCGTCGCCGGATGCGCCGGCGCATACCTCGTCGCCGCCCTGCTGGTGTCCGTCACCCGCTTCCCCCGCAGCGCCGCAGCGACGGGGGACGACGGCGCGGCGGCACCGTCCGGTACCGCCCCGCCCCGGCGGACACTGCGTCAGATCCTCGCCGACCACCCCTTCATCCGACGGGTACTGCTCTGCTTCGCCGCGGTGAACCTCTTCAGCACCGCGCTCTATGTCGTCATGCCCCTCTACACGCGGTCGGTGCTGCACGCGAACGGTTCCACGGCGGCCGCCCTGGAGACGGCACTGGGCATCGGCACCCTCCTCGGGTCCTTCACCGGCGCCCGGATACCGGGCTCGCCCACGGCCGTCGGCGGCGCCTGCCTGGCAGTGATGGCCGCGGCCCTCGCGACGCCCGGCCTGCTCGCGGACCGGGCCGCGATCGTCGGCGCGCTGATCGTCGCGGGCTGGTGCGTGGGGACCATCGGCGTACGGTTCGTCGCGCTCTTCCAGCGACTGGTCCCGGCCGCCGACAAGCCGGGCTTCTTCGCCATGATGCAGGCGCTGCTCGGCGCCACCTTCCCGCTGTCCTCGCTGCTGTTCGGCGCACTCGGCGACCACCTGTCGCCGCGCGTCCTGTGCGTCCTCCAGGCCGTCGGACTGGCCCCGCTCGCCGTGGCCCTGTGGTGGGCCGGACGCCACCCGGACGCCCCGACCGGCGCCGCCCACGAGTCCGGCCCGGCCGCCTCCGACGCCGCCCCGGCCACGGTTTCCGCCGCCGGCACCGCGCCCCTGGAGGAGGTCCGATGA
- a CDS encoding GNAT family N-acetyltransferase, whose protein sequence is MTTTLRPAAPHDIAELRQLYFEVYGHGYPVALGSDPTEMHRLITDPHSHWLVARRADTGELVGSVVVQTDPGNRLGKLVGLAVHPEHRGGGLAGRLTGAVTADAFATGALDSIHTTVRLVTQAPQRVVARNGYRPLGLLPNAADVSGCETLALFACYAEGVLERREQVTAVPRELLPLLGAAEESIGIPYTGTLALPAPVPDTDRPLPQMGGIGSTGGTGGTALAEAPPGTLLTAPAVTHAEPRTRPRTRTPMEVITAPGFVRRRFRELFPDPAGAYSPLRTPNTVLASPDGEFEIYADLDRAAGSCALVAVHPHPWAATGALDSLMTVLGRAGADYVETLVPLSDTAGLYAFLASGFVPSAGYPAMRRVGDRFHDYVLLSRTDRQIDFRSTAVGPLVRPYQSAYLTAWASIYLPPHEVVR, encoded by the coding sequence ATGACCACCACCCTCCGCCCCGCCGCGCCCCACGACATCGCCGAACTCCGGCAGTTGTACTTCGAGGTGTACGGCCACGGCTATCCGGTCGCCCTGGGCAGCGACCCCACCGAGATGCACCGGCTGATCACCGACCCGCACAGCCACTGGCTCGTCGCGCGCCGCGCGGACACCGGTGAACTGGTCGGTTCCGTGGTCGTGCAGACCGATCCGGGCAACCGCCTGGGCAAGCTCGTCGGCCTTGCCGTCCACCCGGAACACCGGGGCGGCGGACTGGCCGGCCGGCTGACCGGCGCGGTCACCGCCGACGCCTTCGCCACCGGCGCCCTGGACTCCATCCACACCACCGTCCGCCTGGTCACCCAGGCCCCGCAACGCGTCGTCGCCCGCAACGGCTACCGCCCACTGGGCCTGCTGCCCAACGCCGCCGACGTGTCCGGCTGCGAGACGCTGGCCCTGTTCGCCTGCTACGCCGAGGGCGTCCTCGAACGCCGTGAGCAGGTGACCGCCGTGCCCCGGGAACTGCTGCCCCTGCTGGGAGCGGCCGAGGAGAGCATCGGCATCCCGTACACCGGGACGCTCGCCCTCCCCGCTCCCGTCCCCGACACCGATCGCCCACTGCCCCAGATGGGCGGTATCGGCAGCACCGGCGGCACCGGCGGCACCGCACTGGCCGAAGCACCCCCGGGGACGCTGCTGACCGCACCCGCGGTCACCCACGCCGAGCCCCGCACCCGCCCCCGTACCCGGACCCCCATGGAGGTCATCACCGCCCCCGGCTTCGTCCGCCGGCGGTTCCGTGAGCTCTTCCCGGACCCCGCGGGCGCCTACTCGCCGCTCCGCACCCCGAACACGGTGCTGGCGTCGCCGGACGGCGAGTTCGAGATCTACGCGGACCTCGACCGGGCGGCCGGCAGCTGCGCCCTGGTCGCGGTGCACCCGCACCCGTGGGCCGCCACCGGGGCCCTCGACTCGCTCATGACGGTGCTCGGCCGCGCCGGCGCCGACTACGTCGAGACGCTGGTGCCGCTCTCCGACACCGCCGGGCTGTACGCCTTCCTGGCCTCCGGCTTCGTCCCCAGCGCCGGCTACCCGGCCATGCGCCGGGTCGGCGACCGCTTCCACGACTACGTCCTCCTCTCCCGCACCGACCGTCAGATCGACTTCCGCAGCACGGCCGTCGGCCCGCTGGTCCGGCCGTACCAGAGCGCCTACCTGACCGCCTGGGCGTCGATCTACCTGCCCCCGCACGAGGTTGTCCGATGA
- a CDS encoding acyl-protein synthase: protein MNPHLAPVEVPDPTALAHVQRLCDLPSPYTAGPEADALFEAAMAEANAWHAERSPLFRALLADSPEVPAPTVGPHTRTPLLHANFFKRHEVLSIPRDEVFLHLTSSGTTGQKSQMFYDRWTIRSAQRMVARIFDHYGWITPDQSVNYLLYSYEPAPQLRLGTSFTDNYLCDFAPAHHTTHALRHTGSGHAFDVHGCIDALRRYAEDGRPVRILGFPAFLHFTLERMRATGVPPLQLPPGSLVVLGGGWKGHADRQIAKADFYDEVTQQLGIPSDRIRDTYGSVEHCVPYVECSHHRLHLPVWSRAAVRDTRTLRPLPYGRPGYLHLVSPYITSVPAHSVVMGDLASLHPGDDCACALSTPWFTIHGRAGVSRNRSCAVAAAELLKGMS from the coding sequence ATGAACCCGCATCTCGCCCCCGTCGAGGTCCCCGACCCGACGGCCCTGGCCCACGTCCAACGCCTCTGCGACCTCCCGTCGCCCTACACCGCGGGCCCCGAGGCGGACGCACTGTTCGAGGCCGCGATGGCCGAGGCCAACGCCTGGCACGCCGAGCGCTCCCCGCTCTTCCGCGCCCTGCTCGCCGACTCCCCGGAGGTCCCGGCCCCCACCGTCGGCCCGCACACCCGCACCCCGCTCCTCCACGCCAACTTCTTCAAGCGCCACGAGGTGCTCTCCATCCCCCGCGACGAGGTCTTCCTGCACCTGACCTCCTCCGGCACCACCGGGCAGAAGTCGCAGATGTTCTACGACCGGTGGACCATCCGCTCCGCCCAGCGCATGGTCGCCCGCATCTTCGACCACTACGGCTGGATCACCCCCGACCAGTCCGTCAACTACCTCCTCTACAGCTACGAGCCCGCCCCGCAGCTCCGCCTGGGCACCTCGTTCACCGACAACTACCTGTGCGACTTCGCACCGGCCCACCACACCACCCACGCCCTGCGGCACACCGGAAGCGGCCACGCCTTCGACGTGCACGGCTGCATCGACGCCCTGCGCCGCTACGCCGAGGACGGCCGCCCGGTCCGCATCCTCGGCTTCCCGGCCTTCCTCCACTTCACCCTGGAGCGGATGCGCGCCACCGGCGTCCCGCCGCTCCAGCTCCCGCCGGGCTCCCTGGTCGTCCTCGGCGGCGGCTGGAAGGGCCACGCCGACCGGCAGATCGCCAAGGCGGACTTCTACGACGAGGTCACCCAGCAGCTCGGCATCCCCTCGGACCGCATCCGGGACACCTACGGCTCCGTCGAACACTGCGTGCCGTACGTCGAGTGCAGCCACCACCGACTGCACCTCCCGGTCTGGTCCCGCGCCGCCGTACGGGACACCCGCACCCTGCGGCCCCTGCCGTACGGCCGGCCCGGCTACCTCCACCTCGTCTCGCCGTACATCACCTCCGTCCCCGCCCACAGCGTCGTCATGGGCGACCTGGCCTCCCTGCACCCCGGGGACGACTGCGCCTGCGCGCTGTCCACACCGTGGTTCACCATCCACGGCCGCGCCGGGGTGAGCCGCAACCGCAGCTGCGCGGTGGCCGCCGCCGAACTCCTGAAGGGAATGTCATGA
- a CDS encoding acyl-CoA reductase, with amino-acid sequence MTNQLHFWQGEFIDDAEAAERLAQLPSLVERTLAEPLSTETVLVACDTLSRALHQPHGDVHARLMDHLAGTADGPDRAEAGALLAELADALARPALERKLRRELGGPRPERFTRPDARETIYEAWAPVGLLVHIAPGNAAGVAPLSVVEGLLAGNVNVLKTSSGDTALPQHLLAELAAADPTGAVGRRIVALRFPSSRQDLMRAMCAPADAVAVWGGEGAVEGVAALVPPGCRLVEWGHKISFAYLTRETWTDRTALTALATDVCRAEQQACSSPQVVYLDLDDGAGLDTGIGAEARGELFAFAEQFAAVLDEVSAKTPRPEEPAEGGGTDLTAAAEHAELTTTEMVARAEQHLGLTKVITADDGSWRVIADTRPALAASPLHRSVWIKPLPRREIVATLRPMRRYLQTAAVGGDRADVAQLSRTLITAGVQRITPLGAMLDSYHGEPHDGVYALQRYSRRVDVQTTGTAFTTVPCLDDLIAPAAPPATPTGPLMGKAEAQAQLRSLAPEHAQLYFRSGGTTGTPALSVFTCDDYDTQMRASAHGLLAAGFDPAHDRAANLFFCGEMYGSFISFFSILERLGATQIPMAAGPDHEAIAEALVAYRVDTLFGMPSYLWQLLHSQSERLRAYGGIRKIYYGGEHFTAEQRRILTETFGVQVIRSAAYGSTDLGPLGYQCAQAQGTIHHVLTDLHTLEILDPREDRPVSPGQPGRLVFTTRTRAGQHLERYEIGDLGRAVDGVCPCGSHTPRIELLGRYGDVFRMGTYHFNYRRFTQVAEEHLGYRGELQLVLTSTADREHLTVRVDDHYAPDPETARTALLAHIPELGSAAGPEALLTCTVETLPGAAFERTPTSGKLRTVIDRRTPTS; translated from the coding sequence ATGACCAATCAACTCCACTTCTGGCAGGGCGAGTTCATCGACGACGCCGAAGCGGCCGAACGCCTCGCGCAGCTGCCTTCCCTGGTCGAACGCACCCTGGCCGAACCGCTCTCCACCGAAACGGTCCTGGTCGCCTGCGACACCCTCAGCCGGGCCCTGCACCAGCCGCACGGCGACGTCCACGCCCGCCTCATGGACCACCTCGCCGGCACCGCGGACGGACCCGACCGGGCCGAAGCCGGCGCCCTCCTCGCCGAACTCGCCGACGCCCTCGCCCGGCCGGCCCTGGAACGCAAACTCCGCCGCGAACTCGGTGGACCGCGCCCGGAGCGGTTCACCCGCCCCGACGCCCGCGAGACGATCTACGAGGCATGGGCCCCGGTCGGCCTGCTCGTCCACATCGCCCCCGGCAACGCCGCCGGGGTCGCCCCCCTGAGCGTGGTCGAGGGCCTGCTCGCGGGCAACGTCAACGTGCTCAAGACCAGCAGCGGCGACACCGCGCTGCCCCAGCACCTGCTCGCCGAACTCGCCGCCGCCGATCCGACGGGCGCCGTCGGCCGCCGGATCGTCGCCCTGCGCTTCCCCTCCAGCCGCCAGGACCTGATGCGGGCGATGTGCGCACCGGCCGACGCGGTGGCCGTATGGGGCGGCGAGGGCGCCGTGGAAGGCGTCGCCGCCCTCGTTCCGCCCGGGTGCCGGCTCGTCGAATGGGGCCACAAGATCTCGTTCGCCTATCTGACCCGCGAGACCTGGACGGACCGGACCGCCCTCACCGCGCTCGCCACCGATGTCTGCCGAGCCGAGCAACAGGCATGCTCCAGCCCGCAGGTCGTCTATCTCGACCTCGACGACGGTGCGGGCCTCGACACCGGCATCGGCGCCGAGGCCCGGGGCGAACTCTTCGCCTTCGCCGAGCAGTTCGCCGCCGTCCTGGACGAGGTCTCCGCGAAGACCCCGCGCCCGGAGGAGCCTGCGGAGGGCGGCGGAACCGACCTGACCGCCGCGGCCGAACACGCCGAACTCACCACCACCGAAATGGTCGCCCGAGCCGAGCAGCACCTCGGCCTGACCAAGGTCATCACCGCGGACGACGGCAGCTGGCGGGTCATCGCCGACACCCGCCCCGCTCTGGCCGCCTCTCCCCTCCACCGCAGCGTCTGGATCAAGCCGTTGCCGCGCCGGGAGATCGTCGCGACCCTGCGGCCGATGCGCCGCTACCTCCAGACCGCCGCGGTGGGCGGCGACCGCGCCGACGTCGCCCAGCTCTCCCGCACGCTGATCACCGCGGGCGTCCAGCGGATCACTCCGCTCGGCGCCATGCTCGACAGCTACCACGGCGAGCCCCACGACGGCGTCTACGCCCTGCAGCGCTACAGCCGGCGGGTCGACGTCCAGACCACCGGCACCGCGTTCACCACCGTCCCGTGCCTGGACGACCTGATCGCCCCGGCCGCACCGCCCGCCACCCCGACCGGCCCGCTGATGGGCAAGGCGGAGGCCCAGGCCCAACTGCGCTCCCTCGCACCCGAACACGCCCAGCTGTACTTCCGCAGCGGAGGCACCACCGGCACCCCCGCCCTGTCCGTCTTCACCTGCGACGACTACGACACCCAGATGCGCGCCTCGGCACACGGCCTGCTGGCCGCCGGTTTCGACCCGGCCCACGACCGTGCCGCCAACCTCTTCTTCTGCGGAGAGATGTACGGCAGCTTCATCAGTTTCTTCTCCATCCTCGAACGCCTGGGCGCCACCCAGATCCCGATGGCCGCCGGGCCCGACCACGAGGCGATAGCCGAGGCACTGGTCGCCTACCGCGTGGACACCCTGTTCGGGATGCCGTCCTACCTGTGGCAGCTGCTCCACAGTCAGTCCGAGCGGCTGCGCGCCTACGGCGGCATCCGCAAGATCTACTACGGCGGCGAGCACTTCACCGCCGAACAGCGCCGCATCCTCACCGAAACCTTCGGCGTGCAGGTGATCCGCTCCGCCGCCTACGGCAGCACCGACCTCGGCCCGCTGGGCTACCAGTGCGCCCAGGCCCAGGGCACGATCCACCACGTCCTGACCGACCTGCACACCCTGGAGATCCTCGACCCCCGGGAAGACCGACCGGTGTCCCCGGGGCAGCCCGGCAGACTGGTCTTCACCACCCGCACCAGGGCCGGTCAGCACCTGGAGCGCTACGAGATCGGCGACCTGGGCCGGGCCGTCGACGGGGTGTGCCCCTGCGGCAGCCACACCCCGCGCATCGAGCTCCTCGGACGCTACGGCGACGTGTTCCGCATGGGCACCTACCACTTCAACTACCGCCGCTTCACCCAGGTCGCCGAGGAACACCTCGGCTACCGCGGCGAGTTGCAACTCGTGCTGACCAGCACCGCCGACCGCGAACACCTCACCGTCCGCGTCGACGACCACTACGCGCCCGACCCGGAAACGGCCCGCACGGCGCTGCTGGCCCACATCCCCGAACTCGGCTCGGCGGCCGGCCCGGAGGCCCTCCTGACCTGCACCGTCGAAACCCTCCCCGGCGCCGCCTTCGAACGCACCCCGACCAGCGGCAAACTCCGCACGGTCATCGACCGCCGCACGCCGACGTCCTGA
- a CDS encoding trypsin-like serine protease, giving the protein MSGEAARALGGAGRRRRAGHGRRVRAGVAVGAAAVSVATALGTAGPAQAMSGGTQLPQPGAAPWLATLAVKGDGPLPNRASCGGALIAPDRVLTAAHCLDGADFHKAEVHIGSSVLSKDPGTVREIRAVTLHPRYELLPSPVDPHAPELSSAAYDLAEIRLASPVSGVRPLPVADRRPAPGTRVSLFSHGTTAAPDPSHPERDIRGDVLRRGDLTVRTHAQCAAQTPAVVDDASVFCASDVPGGRTTMCFGDSGSPLVVRGRRGPELVGVFSFAGETAGKVCGQPADAAFADVPALVGALK; this is encoded by the coding sequence ATGAGTGGCGAAGCAGCGCGTGCGCTGGGCGGGGCGGGACGGCGACGGAGGGCCGGGCACGGCCGTCGGGTGCGTGCGGGGGTGGCGGTCGGTGCGGCGGCGGTGAGCGTGGCGACGGCCCTGGGCACGGCCGGTCCGGCACAGGCGATGTCGGGTGGGACACAGCTGCCGCAGCCCGGCGCGGCACCGTGGCTGGCCACACTGGCCGTCAAGGGGGACGGCCCGCTGCCGAACCGCGCCTCGTGCGGCGGGGCGCTCATCGCCCCGGACCGGGTGCTCACGGCGGCCCACTGCCTGGACGGTGCGGACTTCCACAAGGCCGAGGTGCACATCGGTTCCTCGGTGCTCTCGAAGGATCCGGGCACGGTGCGCGAGATCCGTGCGGTCACCCTGCACCCGCGGTACGAGCTGCTGCCCTCCCCCGTCGACCCGCACGCTCCCGAGCTGTCCTCGGCGGCCTACGACCTCGCCGAGATCCGCCTGGCCTCGCCCGTGTCGGGCGTCCGGCCGCTGCCCGTCGCCGACCGCCGGCCGGCCCCCGGGACCCGGGTCTCCCTCTTCAGTCACGGCACCACGGCCGCACCGGACCCGTCCCACCCGGAGCGGGACATCCGCGGCGATGTGCTGCGCCGCGGTGACCTCACGGTGCGGACCCACGCCCAGTGCGCGGCCCAGACACCCGCCGTCGTGGACGACGCGTCGGTCTTCTGCGCCAGCGACGTGCCCGGCGGCCGCACCACCATGTGTTTCGGGGACAGCGGCAGTCCGCTGGTCGTCCGGGGGCGGCGCGGCCCGGAGCTGGTCGGCGTGTTCAGCTTCGCCGGTGAGACGGCGGGCAAGGTCTGCGGGCAGCCGGCCGATGCCGCGTTCGCCGATGTCCCGGCCCTGGTGGGGGCGTTGAAGTAG
- a CDS encoding TetR/AcrR family transcriptional regulator yields MAARVGLTVERLTRAAAELADEVGFDQVTVSALARRFDVKVASLYSHLKNSQDLKTRIALLALEELADRAADALAGRAGKDALAAFANVYRDYAREHPGRYAAAQFRLDPETAAASAGGRHAQMTRAILRGYDLTEPDQTHAVRLLGSVFHGYVSLEMGGGFSHSAPDSQESWSRVVDALDALLRNWPAPPMPPAPPTSRSTG; encoded by the coding sequence ATGGCAGCGCGTGTAGGGCTGACCGTGGAGCGTCTGACCAGGGCGGCGGCGGAGCTGGCCGACGAGGTGGGCTTCGACCAGGTGACCGTCTCGGCGCTGGCCAGGCGGTTCGACGTCAAGGTCGCGAGCCTCTACTCGCACCTGAAGAACTCCCAAGACCTCAAGACCCGGATAGCGCTGCTGGCACTGGAGGAGCTCGCCGACCGGGCGGCGGACGCCCTGGCCGGCCGGGCCGGCAAGGACGCCCTCGCCGCCTTCGCGAACGTCTACCGCGACTACGCCCGGGAGCACCCCGGCCGCTACGCCGCCGCGCAGTTCCGGCTCGACCCGGAGACCGCGGCCGCCAGCGCCGGCGGCCGGCACGCCCAGATGACGCGGGCGATCCTGCGCGGCTACGACCTGACCGAGCCGGACCAGACCCATGCGGTTCGGCTGCTGGGCAGCGTCTTCCACGGCTACGTCAGCCTGGAGATGGGCGGCGGGTTCAGCCACAGCGCCCCCGACAGCCAGGAATCGTGGTCCCGCGTCGTGGACGCCCTGGACGCCCTCCTGCGGAACTGGCCCGCACCTCCCATGCCTCCCGCACCTCCCACCTCTCGATCGACAGGCTGA
- a CDS encoding GDSL-type esterase/lipase family protein: MNTEHHHRATTPITTPITTPITADILRGALDLERTEHGLLPHRLPARARAQCADRQLAMAESQPSGVRLVFRTRATVVELETRPTKRVYLGLPPRPDGRYDLLVDGRPAGQASVSGGNTLTLDMTTGAARHESGPTGTLRFTDLPDRVKQIEIWLPHDETTELVALRTDAPVEPVPDQGRKVWLHHGSSISHGSDAASPSTTWPALAASLGGVELINLGLGGSALLDPFTARALRDTPADLISVKIGINVVNADLMRLRAFAPAVHGFLDTIREGHPTAPLLVVSPILCPIHEDTPGPSAPDLTALGAGRLRFRAAGDPAERASGKLTLNVIRDELHRIVQQRAADDPRLHYLDGRELYGAADAAELPLPDELHPDAATHRRIGERFAKAAFTPDGPFAG, encoded by the coding sequence ATGAACACCGAGCACCACCACCGGGCCACCACCCCCATCACCACTCCCATCACCACCCCCATCACCGCCGACATCCTGCGCGGCGCCCTCGACCTGGAGCGCACCGAGCACGGACTGCTGCCGCACCGGCTGCCCGCACGGGCCCGCGCCCAGTGCGCCGACAGGCAGCTCGCCATGGCCGAGTCCCAACCCTCCGGCGTACGCCTGGTGTTCCGCACCCGCGCCACCGTCGTCGAACTGGAGACCCGCCCCACCAAGCGCGTCTACCTCGGGCTCCCGCCCCGCCCGGACGGCCGCTACGACCTGCTGGTCGACGGCCGCCCGGCCGGCCAGGCAAGCGTGTCCGGCGGCAACACCCTGACCCTCGACATGACCACCGGCGCCGCCCGGCACGAGTCCGGGCCGACCGGCACCCTCCGCTTCACCGACCTGCCCGACCGCGTCAAGCAGATCGAGATCTGGCTGCCGCACGACGAGACCACCGAACTCGTCGCCCTGCGCACCGACGCCCCGGTCGAGCCCGTACCGGACCAGGGGCGCAAGGTCTGGCTGCACCACGGCAGTTCGATCAGCCACGGCTCCGACGCGGCCAGTCCCAGCACCACCTGGCCGGCGCTCGCCGCCTCCCTCGGCGGTGTGGAACTGATCAACCTGGGCCTGGGCGGCAGCGCCCTGCTCGACCCGTTCACCGCCCGCGCCCTGCGCGACACCCCGGCCGACCTGATCAGCGTCAAGATCGGCATCAACGTGGTCAACGCCGACCTGATGCGCCTGCGTGCCTTCGCCCCCGCCGTCCACGGCTTCCTCGACACCATCCGCGAAGGCCACCCCACCGCACCGCTGCTGGTCGTCTCGCCGATCCTGTGTCCCATCCACGAAGACACCCCCGGCCCCAGCGCGCCCGACCTCACCGCCCTCGGTGCCGGCCGGCTGCGGTTCCGGGCGGCGGGCGATCCGGCGGAGCGCGCGAGCGGCAAGCTGACCCTCAACGTCATCCGGGACGAACTCCACCGGATCGTCCAGCAGCGGGCGGCCGACGACCCCCGTCTCCACTACCTCGACGGCCGGGAGCTCTACGGCGCCGCCGACGCCGCCGAACTCCCGCTGCCCGACGAGCTGCACCCCGACGCCGCCACCCACCGCCGCATCGGCGAACGCTTCGCCAAGGCGGCCTTCACCCCCGACGGCCCCTTCGCCGGATAG